The following DNA comes from Paraburkholderia sp. PGU19.
CGCGCAGATGCTCCATCCAGGCGATGCACTACCGATCGACCCCGCGCCTTACCAGCCTGCCCGCTTCGCACACGCAGGAACCAGTCATGCCTGACATGTTGACCATTATCGTTGACGGACGCAACGTGCGTGTCGCGCGCGGCAGTTCGGTTGTTGCAGCCATCGCGCTTGCGACGGGCACCGCAGGCGTGGTGACGCGTGGGTCCGTTAGCGGTGCTCAACGCGGACCTCTATGTGGCATGGGTGTGTGCCAGGAGTGCCGCGTGACTATCGACGGCGTGCGTCATCGGCTTGCGTGCCAGACGCTCTGCGCCGAAGGGATGAACGTCAAGACCGTAAAGTCTGAACTATGAATTTCGATATTCTGATCATTGGCTCAGGACCTGCTGGATTGCACGCTGCTGGCGTGGCTGCTGAAGCGGGTGCAAAAGTCGGCATTGTCGACGATAACCCGCTACCAGGCGGTCAGATTTGGCGACAAGGGCCACAGCATCGGCCAAAAGGCGCCGCGTGTGATGCAATCGGAGCAGTGGAGCGTTCCACGAGCGTCACACGTTTATCGGGAACGCGCGTCGTGCAGACACTTCGTCCACGCGAATTGCTCGTTGAAGACGCTGTGCGTGGCTATTCGATCGGCTACAGCAGGCTTATCGTGGCGACTGGTGCTCGGGAGCGTCTTTTACCGTATCCGGGCTGGACGCTCCCAGGCGTGACGGGCGCGGGCGGCTTGCAGGCGCTCATAAAGGGTGGCATGCCAGTGCGCGACGAGCGCATCGTCATCGCAGGAACCGGGCCGTTGTTATGGGCGGCGGCCGTGACCGCGCGCGAAGCGGGCGCACGTGTAATGGCCATCGTCGAGCAAGCGCCAGCGCATGCTGTGCGACAGTTCGCAGCGTCGCTCGTGCGTACGCCCGCGAAGCTGGCGCAGGCAGCGCGCATGCGTTTCGATCTGCGCGCGACGCCTTACATGTGTGGAGCGCATGTGAGTTCCGCGCTGGGCGAGCAGAAGCTATCGCAGGTGATTGTGCGGCAGGGAGTCGAGCAAACGTATATTGACGCCGATCGGCTTGCCTGCGCTTATGGCCTGGTGCCCAACACAACGTTGGGAATCGCGTTGGGCTGCGATATCGTCGAAACTCAAGGCGTGGTCGGGATCGTCGTCGACGATCTGCAGTCTACGACGCAGCCCGATGTCTACGCAGCCGGGGAATGCACGGGGGTGGGCGGCGTGGAACTGGCTGCAGTCGAAGGGCGCATTGCAGCACATGCAGCAGTCGGAAACGTAGCGCAAGCGCGTTCTCTCTTTGCGGAGCGGGAGCGTTACCGTCGGTTTGCTGCGCGGATGCATGCGGCATTTTCGCTCGATCCGCAGTTGCGTGGTCTTGCTACACCCGAGACTGTGATTTGCCGCTGCGAAGACGTCCGCTTTGCCGACGCCGCGCGACATCGCACCTGGCGCGATGCCAAACTCCAGACGCGCTGCGGCATGGGGCCGTGCCAAGGCAAGATCTGCGGAGAAGCAGCAGCATTCTGCTTAGGCTGGGCGCGCAAAGGTTCGCGCCCGCCGTTCTCCCCTGCACGCATTGGCACGTTGATGAAGGCGGAGACGCAAGTTTGAAGTGTCGCAATCGGGTGGTGTAAAAAGCGCCGCCCATTTATCTTCTGCAGTGTGCAAGCGACTGCGGCAAAGGCATAATCGAGCCGAACCCCGACTCGCCACGATTTACAATGCCCGACCTGCACCTGCCCGCTGATATCGAATACACGACGCTGACACAGATGATGGCGCACTTCTCGCTGCTCGAGCCGCTCTTCGATGTCATGCCCGATGTGGTCTTCTTCGTGAAGGATCACGAGGCGCGCTATCTGATCGTCAACGCTACGCTCGCCGCGCGCTGCGGTTGCAAAGACCGTCGCGCACTAATTGGCAAGACGGCAGAAGAAGTTTTTCCGTCGCGTTTCGGCCGCATATACGTGGAACAGGACGAAGCTGTTGTACGCGATAACAGTCGGTTGATTAATCAGCTCGAACTTCATCTTTATCCGGGACGCCAGCCCGGTTGGTGCCTCACCTCCAAGGTTCCACTGCACGACGCGAGGGGGCGCGTACTGGGAGTTGCCGGCATCTCGCGCGATCTCCGGGCAGCGGAGGGTACCCATCCGGCCTACGAGCGCGTTGCCATCGCGGCCAAATATATCCAGGACAACTATGCGCAGCCGCTGAGGCTCTCGAATCTGGCAACGCTCATAGACATGTCAGTTGCGCAGGTGGAGCGCTACTTCGACAAGGTCTTTCATCTCACGCCGCGTCAGATGCTGCTGAAAACGCGACTTGATGCAGCATCCGAACTGCTGGCAAGTGACTGGAGTATCACCGATATTGCCGCGCGTTGCGGTTACAACGATCACAGTGCATTTACGCGTCAATTCAAGGCGACGGTGGGGCTCACTCCGAGTCAATATCGTGCGCTGCTGCATCCGCAAGCAACGTCTTACGATCGGTAGAACGAACAGAAATCGCACGACGGGCATGCAATATTCGCAAGCAAATATCTAGGTGTTGTCCCCGATAGTTCTTGCGCCTGCGATTTGTTCCAGTGTGCCCGTCGCGTCAATTGTGCCGAATTCGTCGTGCTTAGGCGTGAAAGGCCTCAAGCCGTGAAGACTAGGGATAGCGATACTTCTTCGCATCGCCGCTGATCTGGCGCGATGTCTTTAACGAAGGAGATTGGCACTGTGAGTCGTGACGTTATCCAATGGAGCGAAGTGTTTTCCGCCGTCAGCACCCCGATTGGGCGGGATTTTTCCGTCGATATCCAAGCAACTCGCAGGCGCGTGAGCGAACTCGTGGCGGATGAGGAATCCAGCATGGTCGCATTCCTGTGACGTTCTAAAGCGTCGCCTCGATCTTCGAAAGCGACGTCACTCCTACGTAGGCGACGCGCTCGCATACGTGATGGCTTTAATGGAGCCGGCGCTTGCCACCGCTCCGGAACTGCCGGGCGTGGACCTGTTACCTGCACCGCGCGCGCAGCACAAATCAGCTACAACACGCGCAGCGCGCACCCCATTCAAGTATTGCTTCTGCGTGTCCATGCTGCAGCGGAACGCTCAAGCGCTTATTCCTAAATCAGGAGACTCGACTGTGTCTAGTCAAGGCAATATACATCGCTCGCTCCATGTCGGCGACGGCGCCCCAGTCGCCTCAAACGAACAGGCTGGCGAAGGACGCTTCAAGAAGCAACTCTCGCTCATTGACCTTACGTTCATCGGCCTTGGGGCCATCTTCGGTTCCGGCTGGCTGTTTGCGGC
Coding sequences within:
- a CDS encoding (2Fe-2S)-binding protein; its protein translation is MPDMLTIIVDGRNVRVARGSSVVAAIALATGTAGVVTRGSVSGAQRGPLCGMGVCQECRVTIDGVRHRLACQTLCAEGMNVKTVKSEL
- a CDS encoding FAD-dependent oxidoreductase, translating into MNFDILIIGSGPAGLHAAGVAAEAGAKVGIVDDNPLPGGQIWRQGPQHRPKGAACDAIGAVERSTSVTRLSGTRVVQTLRPRELLVEDAVRGYSIGYSRLIVATGARERLLPYPGWTLPGVTGAGGLQALIKGGMPVRDERIVIAGTGPLLWAAAVTAREAGARVMAIVEQAPAHAVRQFAASLVRTPAKLAQAARMRFDLRATPYMCGAHVSSALGEQKLSQVIVRQGVEQTYIDADRLACAYGLVPNTTLGIALGCDIVETQGVVGIVVDDLQSTTQPDVYAAGECTGVGGVELAAVEGRIAAHAAVGNVAQARSLFAERERYRRFAARMHAAFSLDPQLRGLATPETVICRCEDVRFADAARHRTWRDAKLQTRCGMGPCQGKICGEAAAFCLGWARKGSRPPFSPARIGTLMKAETQV
- a CDS encoding AraC family transcriptional regulator — its product is MPDLHLPADIEYTTLTQMMAHFSLLEPLFDVMPDVVFFVKDHEARYLIVNATLAARCGCKDRRALIGKTAEEVFPSRFGRIYVEQDEAVVRDNSRLINQLELHLYPGRQPGWCLTSKVPLHDARGRVLGVAGISRDLRAAEGTHPAYERVAIAAKYIQDNYAQPLRLSNLATLIDMSVAQVERYFDKVFHLTPRQMLLKTRLDAASELLASDWSITDIAARCGYNDHSAFTRQFKATVGLTPSQYRALLHPQATSYDR